CAGAAAGGAAGCATGCTGCAATGCATGGAGCTGAAGCCAACATCTCCAAGTATCCACCAGTGGACTGTCGCACCTGCTGTCCTTCCGCACTGTGATGTGCTCACCTTTTCCAAACTGATGGTTCAAACTGACTCCATGACAGTCCTTGACCCACTCTTATATCTTATTAATTTGTGGGGCCTATACTAGCAGTACCAGTCCGCTTGAAGCATTAGGAGATGCCAAAACGCACAGGACACATAGGGAATAAGGAAGGGATgatgcaggaaaagaaaaaggggatgatgcagaaagaaaacagaagaaaggaaaaagaagttaaCTGGCAACCAGACCGTTCTGTAACTAAAGACTACTGGCAAGGAATCAGTAAGGAGACAGGTACAGAAGAGCGGAAAATGAGACTGTTGTGTTAAGACATTACACCAATAACACTCAAGAAGACATACTACCTTCCAAATATACAGTTCAGAACTTTAAATGACACTTCAACATTTTCAGAACACAAAACACCTgaacttaaaatacaaaagctaTGTACCATGCAATGCAATGGCTAAAAATCCATTCTCTCCTGTATCAGGATTACATGCCTAGTTTGTCACACACTTAAAAAACTATCCCACAAAACTTCTTAGTATTGTAAGTAACGAGAATGCAAGACTCAAGATAGGCTATGGGGTCAGGTTCAGCTGAAatcccctttcttttctgctggctGTTTTCTCAGAGGGGGTTTGTCAGTCGGGATGAACCCAAAGGCAAGAGCCGTCCCTGCTGCGAGGATCCCAGCCCCAACCCTAACCGCTGGCCTGTGCACCCTTCCCGAagggctgcctggggaaggcTGCTGGCCCGACAGGGCCCCGATGTTTTACAATCTATGAGGAATATGCTGTTAACCACGGAAAGcggaacaaaaaaaaaaaaaaaaaccgaaCAAAGCCAAATACACGTATATATAAATACTGCTAAATCGCTGAGGACACGCAACGCAGACGTGGGGGCGCAGCCTGGGGTACGAACGGTGCTGCCTTCTTTCCTCCAGGAAAGGCGGGCCGCAGGTCGGTCATTAACACCCTCCCCCGCCCGCTACGGAGGGCTGCGGCACTCTCCCGCTGCTGCCCGGCAGCCCAGGCTCTGCTCTGCGCCGTTACTAGCTACGATAGGCGACTCAGGCCGAGAAACACCGTCCGACCCAGCGAGGCCACCAGCACCCCAGGCCCCGCCAGGGCCCTGGGACTGGGGTCGGGCCGGCGCCCGGCTTTGCCCGGGATCGCTCTCCGCCCGGTTGctgccccccatcccagcaGGGCTTCTCCCCACCAGGTGTACGGCCCAAGGAGCTCCCAGGGCCGGCGCAGCCGCTTACCTGCGGCAGAAAATGCAGGAGCAGCCAGACGCGGAGCCGGGCCCACCGCACCGCCATACCGGGCCCACTGCTTCGCCGCTCGCTTTGTTTCCGACCGGGCCGGGTCGGGCCCTTCCGCACCGGGTAACCCAGCAACCCGCCCCGGAAGTCCCACCCCGCGCTCGTGAGCCGCTAATGGGCTTCGCCGAGGTACAACGTCACTTCTGGCAGCGGCGAATGAAATGGCGAGCGTCGGCGGAGGTGGCGGTGGCGCGAGCAAGATGGCGGTGAGGAGCGGGGTTTCTGTGGGCTCGCGGCCTCGTGTGAGGAGGCGCTCGGGGGCTCGGACCGTCTCCCGCTGACCGTGGCCGCCAAGGGGtgggcccagcccggccccggcgaTTTTATGGCCGCGGGTGTTGTGGCAGTGCTGCGCAGGCCCACCCGTCCCGCGATGCCGGCCCGCTGCTGCGCCAGTCATCCCTGTCCTCTTGCTCTTCTTTCGCGTGGAGCTCTACCTTGGGGCGGCTTCCGAAGCACTATTACAAGCAGCGTTATAAAAAGAAGTGTTACGGAATACGTATGTAACCGCgggggagggttttttttaatgcagggTGCCTTTGCTCCTCTAGGataaggagaagaagaagaaggagagtATTTTGGACCTTTCCAAATACATCGACAAAACAATCCGAGTGAAATTCCAAGGCGGGAGAGAAGGTGAGCCAGCGCtcgggcccggcccggggatGAGGCATGTGCCTCTGCAGCATGAAACTTGCTTTGCATTTTGGCGTTGTTTCTCGCCCTTTGCTTGTCGGCTTTTGTCTCCTGTGTGGTCATGCAGCTTTCTTTCACGGAAATCCGATGAGTAGCGAGTGCTTTCATTTGTTACTGTTTGCTGTTACCGGTGTGAAGCGTATTTCCTTTAACTTTCCCATTAATCCCCTGGCTGCAATTTTATCTCTATGTTTCATCCGTGcacttttctttcatcttcttttatTAGTTGTCTTCAACGGTCTCGTGTcttttggctgttttttcaCATTGCAGGGGTGCACttaaagcagcaaagaaacattTATGGGTGTTACGATGAGTAGATCTGTCATTCCTTTCATCTCTTAACATGCTAAATAAATGTGCCTAGAGTTCATAGGTTGTTTCAATGTATTCCACCATGGCTTTTCATCACTTGCGAGGTTCTTACATCATTGTtcgcctcccccccccccccccgcttgCTTGCTCCCCTGCTGTATCTACAGCTCTCCATCCTGGTGCCGCTGATAGTGCGGCTTGCAGACCGCTTGTTTGTCTGAAAGTTAACAGCATGCTATGTGGGGGATGCTCGGCAGAAGCGTTTGCTAAAGCAAACTcagtttgcttttgaaaatctcttttaaaaCTCCCATAGGACCTGCTGCTTAGGAGGTTTTGGAAGTTACTTGGACTCCTTACTGATAAGTGtgggtgtttggttttgattttttagTTTCTGGGCAGTTGACAATTCCATTGAGTCTATTGGTTTAGATTTTCTCCTCAAAAAACTCACTCCAAGTTCCTTTATGATCTTATCATAgaaccatttaggttggaaaagacctttaagatcatcaagtccaaccttctTCAGATAACACCTGGGATTGTAAGGGTCTCTtccaggccaattggatgaggttcaacaaggctgagtgccaggtcctgcatgtgggtcacaacaaccccatgcaacgctacaggcttggggaagagtggctggaaagctcccccacagaaaaggacctgggcatgttggttgacagccggctgaatatgagccaacagtgtgcccaggtggccaagaaggccaacagcatcctggcctgtatcacaaataatgtggccagcaggagtagggaggtgatcatgcccctgtacttggcgctggtgaggctgtaccttgaatactgtgttcagttttgggcccctcactacaagaaagacattgaggtgctggagcgtgtccagagaagggcgacgaagctggtgaggggtctggagaacaagatttatgaggagcagcctgcgggaactggggttgtttagtctggagaagaggaggctgaggggagacctcattgctctctacaactacctgaaaggaggttgcagagaggtaggtgctggtctcttctcccaagtgactagtgacaggacaaggggaaatggctcaagttgcaccaggggaggtttaggctggatattagaaaaatttctttactgagagagtggtgaagcactggaagaggctgtccagggaagtggtggagtcaccatcactggaggtgttcaaggaacgtgaACACTGGTGGTCTCACTTGCTTGATAGCCTTGCTTGAAGGAAGGAACAGAGCTGGAGAACTGAATGTGTCCTTAACACAGTCTTGTGTTGCTGTATACCTGGTTTTGGTCTCTAATAATTGTTTTGTGTGGTCTTCAATAGCAAGTGGCGTCTTGAAAGGATTTGACCCTCTTCTGAACCTTGTGCTTGATGGTACCATTGAATATATGCGAGGTAAGTAATATGCTATCTGtgtaaagctgcttttttttttttttttcccctgcccaagaataattttcttaacAGAAATCTTACAGCTCTCTGAGTGAATAGCCAGAAACTGCAGGTTGATATAGTTCAAACTGAGACGTGTTCGTCATAACTAAGTTGTAAAGGAAGGGGTAAGATAACAGAAGTTGATTAAGCGCATTCCCTGTGGTAGAACATTCTTGGTAGTCCTTGCTTGAGCTGCTCTATAACTCATTTGGTGCTCTTGTCCTCTAAAGCTTGAATAGAGTAGTGTGTCTCCCTTCAGATAAGGCAGttgccttttcctttgtttataCTGCTGGAGGGTTGCCAATTTGGTTAAAGCAGGAAAAGCATCTCAGCAAGCAGTAGTATCTTACTGTCTTAAACTCTACTGTAAATGCAGtctttgcatttctgtggaACTAAAGCCTTCTATAGCTTCTTAGAGCTAATAGAgctgtaggggtttttttcttattatttgtttctttttcccatccAAGGATAAATACTTCCATTTCCCATTCTCgtctctgaaacaaaatttatCATATGATAGGACAgtgtttttgaaaagtattCTCTTGCCTGCTTACAAGGAAGCACCTGAAGCTTTAATTTTGCTCTTAGAGGGGAGTTTTAAAAGATGAGTGTAGTGTGTTTTTTATTGTATATATTGACATCTCAAGGAGGGTAGAATTGGCTATTGCTGTGTTAAGTGTTTGTCTGTCCCCATCCACAGCCTTGTTGCCTTGGTCTGGGAATGGACCAGTGC
The Gavia stellata isolate bGavSte3 chromosome 32, bGavSte3.hap2, whole genome shotgun sequence genome window above contains:
- the LSM7 gene encoding U6 snRNA-associated Sm-like protein LSm7, giving the protein MASVGGGGGGASKMADKEKKKKESILDLSKYIDKTIRVKFQGGREASGVLKGFDPLLNLVLDGTIEYMRDPDDQYKLTEDTRQLGLVVCRGTSVVLICPQDGMEAIPNPFIQQQDG